The nucleotide sequence CCGGCGGGAGCACCGACTGATCGTTCGGCTGCTACGCGAGAGTGGCCGAGGAGTCGGCTTCGGGTGCGCCGAACCCACGGAGGGCCGTATCGGCGGGCCGACCCAACAAGCTCTCGACCGTCGCTGCCGCAGCGCCGTGAATGTCCGCGCCGGATGTATCGTCGACCCTTGGCGCGAACGGGATGGCGCCCACGCCCTGTATTGAGTCCGGAAGTTGCCTCGGTCCGGCGGCCACCGCCGCCGACCCCGACACGCCGCCGCCCTCCCGCCCTCCGGAACATTGAGGAGCCTCGAAGAAGCGGAACTCGGAGCCGGGATACAGGATCCAGACCGAGCGCGCGTCGTGGATCGCGTCCCGGTACGTGTGCATTTTGTACAGGTCGCCGCGCTGGAAGTCCCCCTTCCGTTCGCCCGCCTTCGTGTCCGCTTCCCCCTCGTCCGATGCATCGAGACCCGCGTCGCTCAGCGTCCGGACCGTGAACTTCGCGTCGAGCAGGTGAAGACCGGCGTTGGGACCCGTGGGCACATACAGCGCGATGTCCGGCCGTAGCGGCATCGAATAGGAGTCGCGCGGCGGCTTCCGGGAACGGGAGAAGGAGGGGTTGTACTCCAACCGAACCCCCCCGGTCCATGAGAACGTTTGGCCCCACCTCAGGGCGACGCCAAAATCGCCGGGTGACGTCGCCGCACGCTTCGCGGGCGGTCCGATGAGGCCCGAAATAAGCTCGGCAAGCCGGTAGTACGTCCACAGCTCGTACAGGTGGGCGATATCCTTGAGTTCCAAGAGATTGCGCAGTTGCTCCCCGTCCAGAGGGATACGGGGCGCGAGCCGGATCTTGGCGAAGTGCCGCAGCACGTGCCGGTAGCCCCGCCGCCGCTGGAGGACGGTCGAGGAGAAGGGGATCGCGGTCATGGCGCCCACCTCTCCCCACATCGAGTGGCGCACGACCGGCATCAACCGCGCGTCCATACGGTCGCAATCGGCGAGGAGGGTGCGCTCGAAAGCCCTCCGCCCGTCCACGACCCTCGACCGGACGCGGCCGATGACGCCCTGCGCCTGCCCGATGAACCCCTTCACGAACCGGTTCTCCGGCGTGTCGATGGTGGGACGGATCCGCCGCTCCGACACCTCTTCCGGAAGCCGTCCCCCCAGTCGCTCGGCGAGTTGCGCCGCTGCGGGGGAGAGCGTGGGGGCGTGTATCTCCGCTCCGGTGCGCGTCACCAGGTCGAGCAACGTGCGCGAGTCCACGCGCGTGAGCGCGTCGATCCGGACTTCTCGCCGCTCCGTGCGCCAGCGCCGGTGCGGTGCCCGCTGGATCAGCTCAAGCGCCGGAATCAGCCGCTCGTCGGACTCGGCCCGCTCGGAGAGGAGGATGTGACGCAGATAGACGAAGGCGTGGTAGAGCACCTCATCGGGCGGGGGCGGTCCGCTCGTGTAGGGAGATGAGCCAGGGTCGCCGGCCGCGAAGGGAAGACTCGTGGCGAGACGGGTCAGATCAGCGAGCAGCGCCTCGAACGCCGCCTCTCCCAGCTTCCCGGTGTACAACTCGATCTGGCCCAACCCGGGTAGGTCCAGCACGCCCACCGAGTTGACGAGGTTGAGGACGAGCACGCTCCCGGCCCACTCGCATGAGGCCGATGGAAGAACCGCCTTGATCGCCTCCAGATCCGCCCGAGTGCCTTCGACCGCCCAGCGCCGCTCGCTCTGCAGCCGCCACCGCCCGTCCTCACGTGGAGGCCGGTCGCCAGCACCATACGCCGTGATGCTTGGAGTC is from Candidatus Palauibacter scopulicola and encodes:
- a CDS encoding DUF2357 domain-containing protein, with the protein product MIAPGESFETGVAASGSAATGETPSITAYGAGDRPPREDGRWRLQSERRWAVEGTRADLEAIKAVLPSASCEWAGSVLVLNLVNSVGVLDLPGLGQIELYTGKLGEAAFEALLADLTRLATSLPFAAGDPGSSPYTSGPPPPDEVLYHAFVYLRHILLSERAESDERLIPALELIQRAPHRRWRTERREVRIDALTRVDSRTLLDLVTRTGAEIHAPTLSPAAAQLAERLGGRLPEEVSERRIRPTIDTPENRFVKGFIGQAQGVIGRVRSRVVDGRRAFERTLLADCDRMDARLMPVVRHSMWGEVGAMTAIPFSSTVLQRRRGYRHVLRHFAKIRLAPRIPLDGEQLRNLLELKDIAHLYELWTYYRLAELISGLIGPPAKRAATSPGDFGVALRWGQTFSWTGGVRLEYNPSFSRSRKPPRDSYSMPLRPDIALYVPTGPNAGLHLLDAKFTVRTLSDAGLDASDEGEADTKAGERKGDFQRGDLYKMHTYRDAIHDARSVWILYPGSEFRFFEAPQCSGGREGGGVSGSAAVAAGPRQLPDSIQGVGAIPFAPRVDDTSGADIHGAAAATVESLLGRPADTALRGFGAPEADSSATLA